Below is a genomic region from Ferribacterium limneticum.
CCGCACCTTGGCTAATGCGATTCAAGACCTACCAAATATCGGCCACATCGAGATTTCGCTGGAAAAAGGAGAAGCAAGCATCGAGCACGGCAAATTCGTTAGTCCTGATGACATCGCTCAGGCCATCGTTGATGCTGGATTTGAAGCTGAATGCTTAGGTTGAAAGCATCTGTTTTTGCCAACACAAGGGCCTCAGTGAAGCCATTTTGCCATGCAAGATAAATGGGCCACTCGGCGTGGCTACGTTATCAATAAAACTAAGATTTAACTTGGCGAGTAGATGAGTTTGCCTGCATGGATTAGCGGCGAGGCCAGGCGCTTCGAAAATCGCCTGCCAACATGCTTCCTGACCCGTTGCTCATCCACAACTTTTTGGTATAGAACAGCTTAGTGCGGCTTGCAGAGAATTTCACGCCAATGCTGACGAACACCACTTCCCAAGGCATGCCTAATCCTTGGAGAGGCCATTTCTTTCAGGTCTGACACGTTCGCACTAGGTCTGTTTAGGCTGCCATTGAAATCGCTTACTGAGTTTAAATTCACATTCAACTGTTCGTTCGTTGTCGGTTGTTCTTTGCCAATCGCCATGACACCACCCCATTTTTTTGTCATTTCATCTATGCAAATTAACTTGCAAAGTTGACACGAAGCTGACGACATCGCCAAGGTTGGTGAGTTTCTGATTAAATTTGACAGTTACACGATGCAAAGCGGCAGTTGTTCGAGAGGCGCGACTTACAGCGGCGGCAGGGCAGTTTTATCCAGCCGGTGCCGCGGTAGTGGTTGCAGCCTGCGGATTCGGCCCAGATCTCGCACAGGCTGATGTCGCGCACGTTGGGGAAGCTCTGGCCGGGTAGCATGCGATCGCTCCGCTCGTTTAGTGGGATATTGCTATCACCACACTTTGGCACTTTGCTGCCGTTTCGGGGAGGGGTGACCAGCCCATTTGCCTCTTATAGATAGCATCCGCCTTTTTGCAGCCTGCTTTACATATCAGGTGGCGGTCGTTTTCAGGCGTCAGCTGGCGCAATGTTCGTGCGCTAACGAACATACGCGACCGATCCGAATCCCTATCGTGACACTCATTGACTTTCAGCGAGGTGCCATGATGAGAATATGGATAGGAAGAGTCTTGCCTGTGCTGGCACTGAGTATCGCCATGAGTGAAGCAGGTGTGGCGCGTGAGCAGGTCATGGGTCCTTCGGATAACACTCCGCAGCCGATCATCATGGCCGTTAACGAGGTAGAAGCCAGCCGGAGCCAGAGTGCCGGGCTTGGCCTCCGCGTCGCCCTCCAGTATGGCTTGACCGGCGCCAGCGCGGTTCGCTCAGTCCTGCTGGCCCCCGAAATCAGGCCAGTGCCGCCGGTCGGCGCAGCGAAAACCTCGGCCCTCGTATTGTCGTCGCTCGGCATGCTCAGCGTGATCTCCATGCTGCGCCTGAACCGGGCGCAGTAGGGCGGTTGGCG
It encodes:
- a CDS encoding heavy-metal-associated domain-containing protein, whose protein sequence is MQNLTFKITGLKDESCVRTLANAIQDLPNIGHIEISLEKGEASIEHGKFVSPDDIAQAIVDAGFEAECLG